One Manihot esculenta cultivar AM560-2 chromosome 6, M.esculenta_v8, whole genome shotgun sequence DNA segment encodes these proteins:
- the LOC110618266 gene encoding serine/threonine-protein phosphatase 6 regulatory subunit 2 isoform X2, protein MFWRMTGLSTASPVETILDKDNFTLEELLDEDEIIQECKALNGRLINFLRERTQVERLIRFIVEEAPDGAEKRRSFKFSFIACEIFTCEVDIILKTLVEDVELMNLLFSFLEPNRSHSTLLAGYFSKVVICLLLRKTVSFMHYVKVHQQILQQLVDLIGITSIMEVLIRLISADEPMYNNCTDAVQWMEDTNVLEMIVDKFSSSDSPEVHANAAETLCTISRFAPPGLAAKISSSNFIGRLFHHALEESRPKSVLVNSLSICISLLDPKRLTLGTYQSYNRQLNHESAVTASPETVEGMLGSLGDLLKLLDITSTEIALLTTYGKLQPPLGKHRLKIVEFLSVLLTVGSEAAEEELIRLGAFQRILDLFFEYPYNNFLHHHVENIIFSCLESKNPILIGHVLRECNLVGKILEAEKNFTLVAGPGKPTIPADGRPPPRIGNIGHLTRISNKLVQLGNNNGDILACLQENGEWTDWHANVLTKRNVVENVYQWACGRPTALQDRRDSDDDDYQDRDYDVAALANNLSQAFRYGMYSNDDTDEVHGSLERDDEDVYFDDESAEVVISSLRLGDDQESGSLFTNSNWFAFEDDRVANERSAGALASSSPNNEETGCVNGAGNDETMVGEGDDLDATASSSPVPEPSIDDVSVNNSSKDVNETSANDKPPVWVEWRETPNSTSSDSNLSLRPNGELRVDSEIQGGDGGPHAAKPVSSLDTSVDDSNAAGRLPNATNESPTPILPELTEAGSENPSVVHGDSDDKTTVETEVTAVARKDGQTAMVN, encoded by the exons ATGTTTTGGCGTATGACAGGGCTATCCACGGCGTCGCCG GTGGAGACAATTTTGGACAAGGACAACTTTACACTCGAGGAGCTGCTTGATGAGGATGAAATTATTCAAGAATGCAAAGCTCTAAATGGACGTCTTATCAATTT CTTGCGAGAAAGGACTCAGGTTGAGCGATTGATTCGTTTTATTGTGGAAGAAGCTCCTGATGGTGCTGAGAAGAGGCGATCGTTCAA GTTTTCTTTCATTGCTTGTGAGATATTTACTTGTGAGGTTGATATTATACTCAAAACACTAGTGGAGGATGTGGAG TTAAtgaatttgttgttttcctttttGGAACCTAACCGCTCCCATAGCACACTGTTGGCTGGGTACTTCAGCAAG GTTGTCATATGTCTATTGTTGCGGAAGACAGTTTCTTTTATGCATTATGTTAAG GTTCATCAGCAAATTCTTCAGCAGCTGGTTGACTTGATTGGGATTACATCTATTATGGAG GTATTAATACGTCTGATCAGTGCTGATGAACCTATGTATAACAACTGTACAGATGCAGTGCAGTGGATGGAAGATACGAATGTGCTGGAGATGATTGTGGACAAGTTCAGCTCTTCT GATTCCCCAGAGGTGCATGCTAATGCGGCTGAAACTCTCTGTACCATATCAAGATTTGCTCCTCCTGGTCTTGCTGCTAAAATCTCCAGCTCAAA TTTCATTGGAAGGTTGTTTCATCATGCTTTAGAAGAATCTCGCCCAAAATCTGTCCTTGTTAATTCGTTGTCTATATGCATATCGTTGCTAGACCCTAAAAGGCTAACCTTGGGGACATATCAATCATATAACCGCCAACTTAATCATGAGTCTGCAGTAACTGCCAGTCCTGAGACAGTGGAAGGGATGCTCGGGAGCTTAG GTGACCTTCTGAAGCTTTTGGATATTACATCTACAGAAATTGCCTTGTTGACTACATATGGGAAATTGCAGCCGCCTCTGGGAAAGCATCGTCTGAAG ATTGTAGAATTCTTGTCAGTGCTGCTGACAGTTGGAAGTGAAGCTGCTGAGGAGGAACTGATTCGTCTTGGAGCATTCCAAAGGATTTTAGACTTGttttttga GTATCCGTACAATAATTTTTTGCATCACCATGTAGAGAACATAATATTTTCATGTTTGGAGAGCAAGAATCCTATTCTTATTGGACATGTTCTTCGGGAATGTaatcttgttggaaagatacTCGAGGCAGAGAAGAATTTCACATTGGTTGCTGGCCCAGGCAAG CCAACAATTCCTGCTGATGGTAGACCACCACCGAGGATAGGGAACATTGGACATTTGACACGTATTTCCAACAAACTAGTTCAATTGGGGAATAACAATGGTGATATTCTGGCATGCTTGCAG GAAAATGGTGAATGGACTGATTGGCATGCAAATGTCTTAACAAAGCGTAATGTAGTTGAGAATGTCTATCAGTGGGCTTGCGG GAGACCAACTGCTCTACAAGACCGGAGAgatagtgatgatgatgattatcAGGATAGAGACTATGATGTTGCAGCCCTAGCAAATAATTTAAGCCAGGCATTTCGATATGGCATGTATAGCAATGATGACACTGATGAG GTGCATGGATCACTTGAACGAGATGATGAG GATGTCTACTTTGATGATGAATCGGCTGAAGTAGTCATTTCTTCTCTGCGTTTGGGAGATGACCAGGAGAG TGGCTCCCTTTTTACAAATTCCAACTGGTTTGCTTTTGAGGATGACAGAGTTGCCAATGAACGCTCTGCAGGAGCACTTGCTTCTTCTTCACCTAATAATGAAGAAACTGGTTGTGTTAATGGTGCAGGCAATGATGAGACTATGGTAGGAGAAGGTGACGACTTGGATGCTACTGCATCATCTTCTCCTGTGCCTGAACCGAGTATAGATGATGTATCAGTGAACAATTCATCTAAAGATGTAAATGAAACTAGTGCAAATGATAAACCACCTGTATGGGTTGAATGGAGGGAGACACCAAATTCCACTTCTTCTGATTCCAACTTATCTCTCAGGCCAAATGGTGAGCTTCGAGTGGATTCAGAGATTCAGGGTGGTGATGGTGGTCCTCATGCTGCTAAACCTGTATCTTCCTTGGATACATCGGTAGATGACAGTAATGCTGCTGGAAGACTGCCAAATGCAACAAATGAAAGCCCTACACCCATTCTTCCTGAATTAACAGAAGCAGGTAGTGAAAATCCTAGTGTGGTCCATGGTGATTCTGATGATAAGACAACTGTAGAAACTGAAGTAACTGCTGTGGCCAGGAAAGATGGACAAACAGCCATGGTTAATTAA
- the LOC110618266 gene encoding serine/threonine-protein phosphatase 6 regulatory subunit 2 isoform X1 — protein sequence MFWRMTGLSTASPFQVETILDKDNFTLEELLDEDEIIQECKALNGRLINFLRERTQVERLIRFIVEEAPDGAEKRRSFKFSFIACEIFTCEVDIILKTLVEDVELMNLLFSFLEPNRSHSTLLAGYFSKVVICLLLRKTVSFMHYVKVHQQILQQLVDLIGITSIMEVLIRLISADEPMYNNCTDAVQWMEDTNVLEMIVDKFSSSDSPEVHANAAETLCTISRFAPPGLAAKISSSNFIGRLFHHALEESRPKSVLVNSLSICISLLDPKRLTLGTYQSYNRQLNHESAVTASPETVEGMLGSLGDLLKLLDITSTEIALLTTYGKLQPPLGKHRLKIVEFLSVLLTVGSEAAEEELIRLGAFQRILDLFFEYPYNNFLHHHVENIIFSCLESKNPILIGHVLRECNLVGKILEAEKNFTLVAGPGKPTIPADGRPPPRIGNIGHLTRISNKLVQLGNNNGDILACLQENGEWTDWHANVLTKRNVVENVYQWACGRPTALQDRRDSDDDDYQDRDYDVAALANNLSQAFRYGMYSNDDTDEVHGSLERDDEDVYFDDESAEVVISSLRLGDDQESGSLFTNSNWFAFEDDRVANERSAGALASSSPNNEETGCVNGAGNDETMVGEGDDLDATASSSPVPEPSIDDVSVNNSSKDVNETSANDKPPVWVEWRETPNSTSSDSNLSLRPNGELRVDSEIQGGDGGPHAAKPVSSLDTSVDDSNAAGRLPNATNESPTPILPELTEAGSENPSVVHGDSDDKTTVETEVTAVARKDGQTAMVN from the exons ATGTTTTGGCGTATGACAGGGCTATCCACGGCGTCGCCG TTTCAGGTGGAGACAATTTTGGACAAGGACAACTTTACACTCGAGGAGCTGCTTGATGAGGATGAAATTATTCAAGAATGCAAAGCTCTAAATGGACGTCTTATCAATTT CTTGCGAGAAAGGACTCAGGTTGAGCGATTGATTCGTTTTATTGTGGAAGAAGCTCCTGATGGTGCTGAGAAGAGGCGATCGTTCAA GTTTTCTTTCATTGCTTGTGAGATATTTACTTGTGAGGTTGATATTATACTCAAAACACTAGTGGAGGATGTGGAG TTAAtgaatttgttgttttcctttttGGAACCTAACCGCTCCCATAGCACACTGTTGGCTGGGTACTTCAGCAAG GTTGTCATATGTCTATTGTTGCGGAAGACAGTTTCTTTTATGCATTATGTTAAG GTTCATCAGCAAATTCTTCAGCAGCTGGTTGACTTGATTGGGATTACATCTATTATGGAG GTATTAATACGTCTGATCAGTGCTGATGAACCTATGTATAACAACTGTACAGATGCAGTGCAGTGGATGGAAGATACGAATGTGCTGGAGATGATTGTGGACAAGTTCAGCTCTTCT GATTCCCCAGAGGTGCATGCTAATGCGGCTGAAACTCTCTGTACCATATCAAGATTTGCTCCTCCTGGTCTTGCTGCTAAAATCTCCAGCTCAAA TTTCATTGGAAGGTTGTTTCATCATGCTTTAGAAGAATCTCGCCCAAAATCTGTCCTTGTTAATTCGTTGTCTATATGCATATCGTTGCTAGACCCTAAAAGGCTAACCTTGGGGACATATCAATCATATAACCGCCAACTTAATCATGAGTCTGCAGTAACTGCCAGTCCTGAGACAGTGGAAGGGATGCTCGGGAGCTTAG GTGACCTTCTGAAGCTTTTGGATATTACATCTACAGAAATTGCCTTGTTGACTACATATGGGAAATTGCAGCCGCCTCTGGGAAAGCATCGTCTGAAG ATTGTAGAATTCTTGTCAGTGCTGCTGACAGTTGGAAGTGAAGCTGCTGAGGAGGAACTGATTCGTCTTGGAGCATTCCAAAGGATTTTAGACTTGttttttga GTATCCGTACAATAATTTTTTGCATCACCATGTAGAGAACATAATATTTTCATGTTTGGAGAGCAAGAATCCTATTCTTATTGGACATGTTCTTCGGGAATGTaatcttgttggaaagatacTCGAGGCAGAGAAGAATTTCACATTGGTTGCTGGCCCAGGCAAG CCAACAATTCCTGCTGATGGTAGACCACCACCGAGGATAGGGAACATTGGACATTTGACACGTATTTCCAACAAACTAGTTCAATTGGGGAATAACAATGGTGATATTCTGGCATGCTTGCAG GAAAATGGTGAATGGACTGATTGGCATGCAAATGTCTTAACAAAGCGTAATGTAGTTGAGAATGTCTATCAGTGGGCTTGCGG GAGACCAACTGCTCTACAAGACCGGAGAgatagtgatgatgatgattatcAGGATAGAGACTATGATGTTGCAGCCCTAGCAAATAATTTAAGCCAGGCATTTCGATATGGCATGTATAGCAATGATGACACTGATGAG GTGCATGGATCACTTGAACGAGATGATGAG GATGTCTACTTTGATGATGAATCGGCTGAAGTAGTCATTTCTTCTCTGCGTTTGGGAGATGACCAGGAGAG TGGCTCCCTTTTTACAAATTCCAACTGGTTTGCTTTTGAGGATGACAGAGTTGCCAATGAACGCTCTGCAGGAGCACTTGCTTCTTCTTCACCTAATAATGAAGAAACTGGTTGTGTTAATGGTGCAGGCAATGATGAGACTATGGTAGGAGAAGGTGACGACTTGGATGCTACTGCATCATCTTCTCCTGTGCCTGAACCGAGTATAGATGATGTATCAGTGAACAATTCATCTAAAGATGTAAATGAAACTAGTGCAAATGATAAACCACCTGTATGGGTTGAATGGAGGGAGACACCAAATTCCACTTCTTCTGATTCCAACTTATCTCTCAGGCCAAATGGTGAGCTTCGAGTGGATTCAGAGATTCAGGGTGGTGATGGTGGTCCTCATGCTGCTAAACCTGTATCTTCCTTGGATACATCGGTAGATGACAGTAATGCTGCTGGAAGACTGCCAAATGCAACAAATGAAAGCCCTACACCCATTCTTCCTGAATTAACAGAAGCAGGTAGTGAAAATCCTAGTGTGGTCCATGGTGATTCTGATGATAAGACAACTGTAGAAACTGAAGTAACTGCTGTGGCCAGGAAAGATGGACAAACAGCCATGGTTAATTAA